One window of the Shewanella khirikhana genome contains the following:
- a CDS encoding GGDEF domain-containing protein, protein MDAYTLHIATAFASAMMTISLLGLFIASPREYSLLDWSFAGMCFFTGNSLTVLVFHYPQPFWVAPTIINACYFAGHCALLMGVRRYFGLKTYWLLALALAVFAASLHLLPWLQESVNNRQIVLLPMLMVLNLATVATLWRHAPGELRLACMPLMLLELAFFLQLLLRTAILHLDADLNLTMTGSQFFQTSGTLAIFVLLSLGTMACALMVIRRQELELRELTIKDPLTGWFNRRALNDIAVREFERSARTSSELGLLVLDIDHFKKINDTHGHVYGDAALKHVTQTCERLLRGYDYLFRFGGEEFVILLPGSDHDCTRSLASRLRQKIQGEPLVLADTQVLLTVSIGVAQRRERDHNWLQLMERADAALYHAKQSGRDRVAFHNGMELSQVF, encoded by the coding sequence ATGGATGCTTACACCCTTCATATAGCCACGGCCTTTGCCAGCGCCATGATGACCATCAGCCTGCTGGGGTTATTCATCGCCAGCCCCCGCGAATACAGTCTGCTCGACTGGTCATTTGCCGGTATGTGCTTTTTCACTGGTAACAGCCTCACCGTATTGGTTTTCCACTATCCCCAGCCTTTCTGGGTGGCACCCACTATCATCAACGCCTGCTATTTTGCCGGTCACTGTGCCCTGTTGATGGGCGTTCGTCGCTATTTTGGCCTCAAAACCTATTGGCTGCTGGCACTGGCTCTGGCGGTGTTTGCCGCCAGTTTGCATCTGCTGCCCTGGTTGCAGGAGTCGGTGAACAACCGGCAGATTGTGCTGCTGCCCATGCTGATGGTGCTGAATCTGGCCACGGTCGCCACCCTGTGGCGTCATGCCCCCGGCGAGCTCAGGCTGGCCTGTATGCCCTTGATGCTGCTGGAGCTGGCGTTCTTTTTACAGTTGCTGCTGCGCACCGCGATTTTGCATCTGGATGCCGATTTGAATTTGACCATGACCGGCAGCCAATTTTTCCAGACCTCCGGCACCCTGGCGATTTTTGTGTTGCTGAGCTTGGGCACCATGGCCTGCGCCCTGATGGTGATCCGCCGTCAGGAGCTGGAACTGCGGGAGCTGACTATCAAGGATCCGCTCACCGGCTGGTTCAATCGCCGTGCGTTGAACGATATTGCCGTGCGTGAGTTTGAACGCAGCGCCCGCACCTCATCCGAGCTTGGACTCCTGGTGCTGGATATAGATCATTTCAAAAAAATCAACGACACCCATGGCCACGTTTATGGTGATGCGGCGCTTAAGCATGTGACCCAAACCTGCGAGCGATTGCTGCGGGGTTACGATTACCTGTTCCGTTTTGGCGGCGAGGAGTTTGTGATCCTGCTGCCGGGTAGTGACCATGACTGCACCCGCTCCCTGGCAAGCCGTCTGCGGCAGAAAATCCAGGGCGAGCCTCTGGTTCTGGCCGATACCCAAGTGCTGCTGACGGTCAGCATAGGTGTGGCTCAGCGGCGCGAGCGGGATCACAACTGGCTGCAATTGATGGAACGTGCCGATGCGGCGCTGTACCACGCCAAGCAGAGTGGCCGCGATCGGGTGGCTTTCCACAATGGCATGGAACTCAGCCAGGTATTTTGA
- a CDS encoding arginine N-succinyltransferase, translating to MDTRDNQAKRGFSGAQVLLIVLAVMLLTAVVSFFIIRSYIFPSPFTPVTLSAKEEKKLEAKLETLGWDVSSSQSSQNKSSGSQNKSNGSQKGGSDDLTPEPYRELDGDRQVTFSEKEVNAMIGRSPDFAQRLAIDFSSNLASAKMLIPIPEDFPIMAGETLRVNAGLNIHLDQRRRPVVSLAGVSLMGVPIPNAWLGNMKQVNLVSEFGDSGFWNAFADGVEDIEIRDGELYIKLKP from the coding sequence ATGGACACGAGAGACAATCAGGCCAAACGTGGCTTCAGCGGCGCTCAGGTACTGCTGATTGTATTGGCAGTGATGCTGCTGACCGCAGTGGTGAGCTTTTTTATTATCCGCAGTTATATCTTCCCGAGCCCCTTTACCCCGGTGACCTTAAGCGCCAAAGAGGAAAAGAAGCTCGAAGCCAAGCTGGAAACCCTGGGCTGGGACGTATCCAGCAGCCAGAGCAGCCAGAACAAAAGCAGCGGCAGCCAGAACAAAAGCAATGGCAGCCAAAAGGGCGGCAGCGATGATTTAACCCCCGAGCCATACCGGGAGCTGGATGGCGATCGTCAGGTGACCTTCAGCGAAAAAGAAGTCAACGCCATGATTGGCCGCAGCCCTGATTTTGCCCAGCGTCTCGCCATCGACTTTTCCAGCAATCTGGCCAGCGCCAAGATGCTTATTCCTATCCCTGAAGATTTTCCCATCATGGCCGGTGAAACCCTGAGAGTGAACGCCGGGCTCAATATCCATCTGGATCAGCGCCGCCGCCCTGTGGTGTCGCTGGCGGGGGTTAGCCTGATGGGGGTGCCCATTCCCAACGCCTGGCTTGGTAATATGAAGCAGGTGAATCTGGTGAGCGAGTTTGGCGACAGCGGCTTTTGGAACGCCTTTGCCGATGGGGTGGAGGATATCGAAATCCGCGACGGTGAGCTGTATATCAAGCTCAAACCTTAA
- a CDS encoding DNRLRE domain-containing protein, translated as MRNTLLLTASLVSTLLMAPQATAGSKWVRLGWLGDASSEAIVSFTPDGTNNNPYVAWGYSTNESSWSFQPVALTTTMVSITSKHARLENLTPNSEVYFRICDDAGCGERFWFKTAPTDNSPFVFVAGGDTRTGWTNRQDGNRLISKIRPLFVMHGGDFTDSNNNSQWTQWLIDWELTYSSDTIDGLAYKRIYPMLGTHGNHEDGDFATICNMFGIDADGNGSCSANDTYYGVAVSPLLRVYTLNSQFMSQSSAMQNAQNNWLDADLSGNGGSAAWRVAQYHKPMFPHYSGKADNPTLFNWWAQRFFDHGMNLVVESDTHLTKITEVVAPSGSTFVGSAEGISAGTVYVGEGSWGAPARSANDPKPWTVDLASIQQFKVVTVSAGQMQLRTAQFDGSPSTLTKAQRDADSTLLPANINWWLANGVGEAMLLETDSNGRTVLAGGDNGGGGNSVTVNLTATDDTFISSTNGSSNYNGSAEQLLADGVDATYGEMKTLIKWDLASIPGCATVEVAKVQLNIFNPSAGSYNLYSGVNGWSESTATWLSVGGAAQQGSQVGGFTPGSNGNYGIQLNATGIAAVQGWLQGSNNGIIISSAGTSDGIDINDRESGNGPVLTVTYNQEQCGSSNNAPVADFGFSANYLQVSFSDASSDSDGNLASWAWNFGDGNGATVSNPQHSYSAAGSYTVTLTVTDNDGASTSVSKTLTVSAAPPQSQITVTLPVAGDTFISSTQASSNFNGAAAQLLADGYDATYGEMKALMQWDLSAIPSCARVEAAELTVNVFDKSSGTYVVYAGVNGWAAANASWNSVSGAAHQGSQVASFVPASTGQYKLALNSAGIAAVQTWLGSSANAGLVISSAGSRNGIDINDQESGNGAALTITYNQDQCAN; from the coding sequence ATGAGAAACACACTCTTATTGACAGCTTCACTCGTAAGTACCCTGCTGATGGCACCCCAGGCCACGGCTGGCAGTAAATGGGTTCGTCTGGGATGGCTTGGCGATGCCAGCAGCGAAGCCATTGTGAGCTTTACCCCCGATGGCACCAACAACAACCCCTATGTGGCCTGGGGATACAGTACCAACGAAAGCAGTTGGTCGTTCCAGCCGGTGGCGCTGACCACCACCATGGTCTCTATCACCAGCAAGCACGCGCGGCTGGAAAACCTGACCCCGAACTCGGAAGTCTATTTCCGCATTTGTGACGATGCCGGCTGCGGCGAGCGTTTCTGGTTCAAAACAGCCCCCACCGATAACAGCCCCTTTGTGTTTGTGGCTGGTGGCGATACCCGCACCGGCTGGACCAATCGTCAGGATGGTAACCGTCTTATCAGTAAAATCCGGCCGCTGTTTGTGATGCATGGCGGCGACTTTACCGACAGTAACAACAACTCCCAGTGGACCCAGTGGCTGATTGACTGGGAGCTGACTTATTCCAGCGACACCATAGATGGCCTGGCCTACAAGCGCATCTACCCCATGCTGGGCACCCACGGCAACCATGAAGACGGTGACTTTGCCACCATCTGCAACATGTTCGGCATAGATGCCGATGGCAATGGCAGCTGTTCGGCCAACGACACCTACTACGGGGTGGCCGTGTCGCCGCTGCTGCGGGTTTATACCCTTAACTCTCAGTTTATGAGCCAGAGCTCGGCGATGCAGAATGCCCAGAACAACTGGCTGGATGCGGATCTCAGCGGTAACGGCGGCAGCGCCGCCTGGCGGGTGGCCCAGTACCATAAGCCCATGTTTCCTCATTACAGTGGCAAGGCCGATAACCCAACCCTGTTTAACTGGTGGGCGCAGAGATTCTTTGACCATGGCATGAATCTGGTGGTGGAGTCAGACACCCACCTGACCAAGATCACCGAGGTGGTGGCGCCCAGCGGCAGCACCTTTGTGGGCAGCGCCGAAGGCATCAGTGCCGGAACCGTCTATGTGGGTGAGGGCAGTTGGGGCGCACCAGCCCGCTCTGCCAACGACCCCAAGCCCTGGACTGTGGATCTGGCCAGTATTCAGCAGTTTAAAGTGGTAACCGTATCTGCCGGGCAGATGCAGCTGCGTACCGCCCAGTTTGATGGCTCGCCATCGACCCTCACCAAGGCCCAGCGCGACGCCGACAGCACCCTGCTGCCCGCCAATATCAACTGGTGGCTGGCCAATGGTGTGGGTGAGGCCATGTTGCTGGAAACCGATAGCAACGGCCGCACTGTGCTGGCCGGTGGCGACAATGGCGGCGGTGGAAACAGCGTTACTGTGAATCTGACCGCCACCGACGACACCTTTATTTCCAGCACCAATGGCAGCAGCAACTATAACGGCTCCGCCGAGCAGCTGTTGGCCGATGGGGTGGATGCCACTTACGGCGAGATGAAGACCCTGATCAAATGGGATCTGGCATCGATCCCGGGCTGCGCCACCGTGGAAGTGGCCAAGGTACAGCTGAATATCTTCAACCCCTCGGCGGGCAGCTACAACCTCTACAGCGGGGTGAACGGCTGGAGCGAATCGACGGCGACCTGGCTGTCGGTGGGGGGCGCTGCCCAGCAGGGCAGTCAAGTCGGTGGCTTTACCCCGGGCTCCAACGGCAATTACGGTATTCAGCTTAACGCCACTGGTATCGCCGCGGTGCAAGGCTGGCTGCAGGGCAGCAATAACGGCATCATCATCAGCTCTGCGGGTACTTCCGACGGTATCGATATTAACGATCGCGAGTCCGGCAATGGCCCTGTGCTGACGGTGACCTATAACCAGGAACAGTGCGGCAGCAGCAACAATGCGCCGGTGGCGGATTTTGGCTTCAGTGCCAACTATTTGCAGGTGAGCTTCAGCGATGCGTCCAGCGACAGCGACGGTAACCTTGCCAGCTGGGCCTGGAACTTTGGCGATGGTAATGGCGCCACTGTGTCAAATCCGCAGCACAGCTACAGCGCCGCCGGCAGCTACACAGTAACCCTCACTGTGACCGACAACGATGGCGCCAGTACCAGCGTGAGTAAGACACTGACAGTGTCGGCCGCGCCGCCCCAGAGCCAAATCACGGTTACCTTGCCTGTGGCAGGCGACACCTTTATTTCCAGCACTCAGGCCAGCAGCAACTTTAACGGCGCAGCTGCTCAGCTGCTCGCCGACGGTTACGATGCCACCTACGGTGAAATGAAGGCCCTGATGCAGTGGGACTTGAGCGCCATCCCCAGCTGTGCCCGGGTAGAAGCGGCCGAGCTAACGGTGAATGTGTTCGACAAGTCGTCCGGCACCTATGTGGTTTATGCCGGGGTGAATGGCTGGGCTGCCGCCAATGCCAGCTGGAACAGTGTGTCTGGCGCGGCCCATCAGGGCAGCCAGGTGGCAAGCTTCGTCCCGGCAAGCACCGGGCAATATAAGCTGGCATTGAACAGTGCCGGTATTGCCGCGGTTCAGACCTGGCTTGGCAGCAGCGCCAACGCCGGGCTGGTGATTTCATCGGCCGGTTCCCGCAATGGCATTGATATCAACGATCAGGAGTCGGGCAATGGTGCGGCGCTGACCATTACCTACAACCAGGATCAGTGTGCCAATTGA
- a CDS encoding ethylbenzene dehydrogenase-related protein: protein MLVSLGSGLRIAVLEYPWLLRLNALLPQGEMHGLHLIAGWSLTLLLVTYTGLLLLGRQAGLMPHKKPGGFSRFHFNVGWALRLVVLLLLGSGWLLYIEAPWLAAGAAKLLHFICALCAVLVVFLHGSGFLLQSGRRLLRLLFQPLQQARITLLAGALLLCVAGAGAMALLARETNHRLQVATIKDDIFIEIDGRADEAVWSQAKPLTLTTHGGANFDEGATPVTLRALQNGSDMFMHFRWQDATESLEHLPLVKTDNGWQVRQDGFQDFDEKSWYEDKFAVIVSNSCEWDAAGTAHLGPKPLDDKPKHWTGQGYHYREQGLVDLWQWKAVRTNAMKLMDDNYISTPAEARAGDRRYTAGYQQDANESGAYKMNWRWYSAAGIVPKRLPLAAEQLSLYQASAQEGAGIAQEGAAVAPATTPVAADIPWVMPWFDTEPYQQGKDNYPVGTVMPSILYSSNQFEGDRAHVRAYARWQDGYWSLEVFRRLDTGSDKDVALRDGVCLWVAAFDRAQIRHTRHVRPIALEFQ from the coding sequence GTGCTGGTCAGTCTGGGCTCCGGGCTGCGTATCGCCGTGCTGGAATATCCCTGGCTGCTGCGGCTCAATGCCTTGCTGCCACAGGGGGAGATGCATGGGCTGCATCTGATTGCCGGCTGGTCATTGACCTTGCTGCTCGTCACTTATACCGGCTTGTTGCTGCTTGGGCGTCAGGCGGGGCTCATGCCCCATAAAAAGCCCGGCGGTTTTAGCCGTTTTCATTTCAACGTGGGCTGGGCACTGCGGCTTGTTGTGCTGCTTCTGCTCGGCAGCGGCTGGCTTTTGTACATCGAGGCGCCCTGGCTGGCTGCAGGTGCGGCCAAGCTGCTGCATTTCATTTGCGCCCTGTGCGCAGTATTGGTGGTGTTTCTTCATGGCAGCGGCTTTCTGCTGCAATCGGGTCGGCGTCTGTTGAGGCTGCTGTTTCAGCCGCTGCAGCAGGCCAGAATTACCCTGCTCGCGGGCGCCTTGCTGCTGTGTGTGGCCGGGGCGGGGGCCATGGCGCTGCTTGCGCGGGAGACAAACCACAGGCTGCAGGTAGCCACTATCAAAGACGATATCTTTATCGAGATAGATGGCCGCGCCGATGAAGCGGTTTGGTCGCAGGCTAAGCCCTTGACCCTGACCACCCACGGCGGCGCCAATTTCGATGAGGGCGCCACCCCGGTTACCCTGCGGGCGCTGCAAAATGGCAGCGATATGTTTATGCATTTTCGCTGGCAGGACGCCACCGAGAGCCTGGAGCATCTGCCACTGGTGAAAACCGACAACGGCTGGCAGGTGAGGCAGGATGGTTTTCAGGACTTCGATGAGAAGTCATGGTACGAAGACAAGTTTGCGGTAATAGTCTCAAACAGCTGTGAATGGGATGCCGCCGGCACCGCCCATCTGGGACCAAAGCCCCTTGATGATAAGCCCAAACACTGGACCGGCCAGGGCTATCATTACCGCGAGCAAGGGCTGGTGGACCTGTGGCAGTGGAAGGCGGTGCGCACCAATGCCATGAAGCTGATGGACGATAATTACATCTCAACCCCGGCCGAGGCCCGCGCCGGTGACAGGCGTTATACCGCGGGTTATCAGCAGGATGCCAACGAGTCCGGGGCCTATAAGATGAATTGGCGCTGGTACAGCGCGGCGGGCATAGTGCCCAAGCGACTGCCCCTTGCGGCTGAGCAGCTATCGCTCTATCAAGCTTCTGCACAAGAAGGCGCTGGCATAGCACAAGAAGGCGCAGCTGTGGCGCCCGCTACGACGCCCGTTGCGGCAGACATACCCTGGGTGATGCCCTGGTTCGATACTGAGCCCTATCAGCAGGGGAAAGACAATTACCCCGTAGGCACTGTGATGCCGTCTATTCTCTACAGCTCCAATCAGTTCGAGGGCGACCGGGCCCATGTACGTGCCTATGCCCGCTGGCAGGACGGCTATTGGTCGCTGGAAGTGTTTCGCCGTCTGGACACAGGCTCGGATAAAGATGTAGCGCTCAGGGATGGGGTATGTCTGTGGGTGGCGGCATTCGATCGAGCTCAAATTCGCCACACCCGCCATGTCAGACCCATAGCGCTGGAGTTCCAATGA
- a CDS encoding MFS transporter, protein MTNPLRTFASLYSTTLLTVLAGGLLTTYLGLKLSAMAVPQIWIGAMMSAYYAGLVAGSKIGHKLIARVGHIRAFVASAGIVTASALGHALVDDLSIWIVLRLLVGLGMMCQYMVLESWLNEQADNSQRGAVFASYMIVSYLALILGQGAISLYPDLGLEPLLLIAICFALCIVPIAITRRIHPAPLVPAPLNVTHYFKKAPQALTTVAIGSMIVGSFYGLAPAYASNLGLDPQQVATFMTATIAAGLLAQWPMGKLSDKMSRSRLIRSNCLLLGVLTLGIAITPYQPTLALVMTFLFGILGFTLYPLATALANSRVEQSERVGLSATILLTFGLGACIGPLIASTLMQWFGNSMLYGFMSACTLVLFAGLNYISARQKAEVPSTDDYIMATGDLVSSPLAAALDPRVDIESVQEQMTPNSDDSADADSQADTDDSTDNNSDEHDGDDDQDSGHDSRDDIDSDSVRDNSSDNSNGFIEAQDFVTEQAPSAEAAQDKAPEAEPGADKTGTLSPKS, encoded by the coding sequence ATGACTAACCCACTGCGCACCTTCGCGTCGCTGTACAGTACCACCCTGTTGACGGTTCTTGCCGGGGGTCTGTTGACCACCTATCTGGGCCTTAAGCTTTCGGCCATGGCTGTGCCCCAGATTTGGATTGGTGCCATGATGTCGGCCTATTACGCCGGTCTGGTGGCGGGCTCCAAAATTGGCCACAAACTCATTGCACGGGTTGGCCATATCCGCGCCTTTGTCGCCAGTGCCGGGATAGTCACCGCCTCGGCGCTTGGGCATGCACTGGTAGACGACCTGTCGATTTGGATTGTGCTGCGCCTCTTGGTCGGCCTTGGCATGATGTGCCAGTACATGGTGCTGGAAAGCTGGCTCAACGAGCAGGCCGACAACAGCCAGCGCGGCGCCGTGTTCGCAAGCTATATGATTGTCTCGTACCTGGCGCTGATTTTGGGTCAGGGCGCCATCAGTCTGTATCCGGATCTGGGCCTTGAGCCACTCTTGCTTATCGCCATCTGTTTTGCCCTGTGTATTGTGCCCATTGCCATTACCCGCCGCATTCACCCGGCGCCGCTGGTGCCTGCGCCGCTCAACGTAACTCACTACTTTAAAAAGGCGCCCCAGGCGCTGACCACAGTTGCCATCGGCAGCATGATTGTGGGCTCTTTTTACGGCCTGGCGCCCGCCTACGCCAGTAACCTTGGACTGGACCCTCAGCAGGTGGCCACCTTTATGACCGCCACCATAGCCGCAGGCCTGCTGGCCCAGTGGCCCATGGGCAAGCTGTCGGACAAGATGTCCCGCAGCCGCCTTATTCGCAGCAACTGCCTGTTGCTGGGCGTGCTCACCCTCGGCATTGCCATCACCCCTTACCAGCCCACGCTGGCGCTGGTGATGACCTTCCTGTTCGGTATTCTCGGCTTTACCCTGTATCCGCTGGCCACGGCGCTGGCCAATTCGCGGGTAGAACAAAGCGAGCGGGTGGGACTGTCGGCCACCATCTTGCTCACCTTCGGTCTTGGCGCCTGTATCGGCCCATTAATCGCCTCTACCCTGATGCAGTGGTTTGGCAACAGCATGCTCTACGGCTTTATGTCTGCCTGTACCCTGGTGCTGTTTGCCGGGCTGAATTACATCAGCGCCCGCCAGAAAGCCGAAGTGCCCTCCACCGACGACTACATTATGGCAACGGGCGATCTGGTATCCTCACCGCTTGCCGCCGCCCTCGACCCGCGGGTGGATATTGAATCTGTGCAGGAACAGATGACCCCAAACAGCGACGATAGCGCAGATGCCGACAGCCAGGCCGACACTGACGACAGCACTGATAACAACTCAGACGAGCATGATGGCGATGACGACCAAGACAGTGGCCATGACAGTCGCGATGACATTGACAGCGACAGT
- a CDS encoding DUF1566 domain-containing protein: MKRPRRLLLILLPPLTLATALLFGYRHEPSAPEASRFIKLDSQGAPLAPWQGPWSCVYDSQTQLVWENKTDDESIHDALWTYSWYRDGAGVSNGGDCYFEKDRCDTDDLLRRANREAICGISDWRLPTLKELSTLVKANPKTGMASIHNDYFLHTKRGDYWSQDHRVPLSGVYAHLGEGALALDFITGEPRAIPYRNAAFVRLVSSSQPAAISSQ; the protein is encoded by the coding sequence ATGAAACGGCCGCGTCGACTGCTGCTGATATTATTGCCGCCGCTGACCTTGGCCACGGCGCTGCTGTTTGGTTATCGCCATGAGCCTTCGGCGCCCGAGGCATCGCGCTTTATTAAGCTCGATAGTCAGGGGGCGCCGCTGGCGCCCTGGCAGGGCCCTTGGAGCTGCGTGTATGACAGCCAAACCCAGCTGGTGTGGGAGAATAAAACCGATGATGAATCTATCCACGATGCGCTGTGGACCTACTCCTGGTACCGGGACGGCGCCGGGGTAAGCAACGGCGGCGATTGTTATTTCGAGAAAGATCGCTGCGATACAGATGATCTGCTGCGCCGCGCCAACCGCGAGGCCATTTGCGGCATCAGCGACTGGCGCCTGCCGACGCTCAAAGAGCTCTCGACCCTGGTGAAGGCCAACCCCAAGACCGGCATGGCCAGCATCCACAATGATTACTTCCTGCACACCAAGCGCGGCGATTACTGGAGCCAGGATCACCGGGTGCCCCTCAGTGGCGTCTATGCCCATCTGGGAGAGGGGGCCCTGGCACTGGACTTTATTACCGGTGAGCCCCGCGCTATTCCCTATCGCAATGCCGCCTTTGTACGCCTGGTATCATCCAGCCAACCCGCCGCTATCTCATCTCAATAA
- the ybaK gene encoding Cys-tRNA(Pro) deacylase, producing the protein MTPAIKQAEKAGIPFDVFEYEHDSRAGSYGLEAADKLGLAPESVFKTLLVAPDEKSMPIAVALVPVACQLNLKLAAKALGQKKLVMASPALAERSSGYLVGGISPLGQKKALPTLIDNSAEAQPRIHVSAGRRGLEICLAPAALARLCRGSFVAIASS; encoded by the coding sequence ATGACCCCAGCAATCAAGCAGGCCGAAAAGGCCGGTATTCCCTTTGACGTGTTTGAATATGAGCACGACAGTCGCGCCGGGTCCTACGGTTTGGAAGCGGCAGACAAGCTTGGGCTGGCGCCCGAGAGTGTGTTTAAAACCCTGCTGGTGGCGCCGGATGAAAAGTCTATGCCAATCGCCGTGGCACTGGTGCCTGTGGCCTGTCAGCTTAACCTTAAGCTCGCTGCCAAGGCATTGGGGCAAAAGAAGCTGGTGATGGCAAGCCCGGCGCTGGCCGAGCGCTCCAGCGGTTATCTGGTGGGGGGCATCAGTCCGCTTGGGCAAAAGAAGGCCTTGCCGACCCTGATAGACAACAGTGCCGAGGCGCAGCCCCGTATTCATGTGAGTGCCGGCCGCCGCGGGCTGGAAATCTGCTTGGCGCCGGCCGCGCTTGCCAGGTTGTGCCGTGGCAGTTTTGTCGCCATCGCCAGCAGCTGA